One Campylobacter concisus DNA segment encodes these proteins:
- the tatA gene encoding twin-arginine translocase TatA/TatE family subunit gives MGSFSIGHWLIVLAIIVLLFGAKKIPELAKGLGKGIKTFKAEMEDTTPEKSEKVEHKEESAASQKIEETTKNA, from the coding sequence ATGGGTTCTTTTAGTATTGGCCATTGGTTGATCGTTTTAGCGATCATTGTATTACTTTTTGGAGCAAAGAAGATCCCAGAGCTTGCGAAAGGACTAGGCAAGGGCATAAAGACTTTTAAAGCTGAGATGGAGGATACAACCCCTGAAAAGAGCGAAAAAGTCGAGCATAAAGAAGAGAGTGCAGCTAGTCAAAAGATAGAAGAAACAACTAAAAACGCATAG
- the gap gene encoding type I glyceraldehyde-3-phosphate dehydrogenase, which translates to MSVKVAINGFGRIGRCAARIILERDDVELVAINDTATRDMTRYLLKYDSVHGEFKQDVKVISDDFIEVNGKKIRVFSTRDLNELSYADYGVDVVLECTGKFLTTEKCEPYLARGVRKVVMSAPAKDDTATFVVGVNDDKYAGEAIVSNASCTTNGLAPVAKVLNDKFGIVKGLMTTIHAYTNGQSLVDVKAKDFRRSRAAALNIGPTTTGAAKAIAKVLPELSGKLHGQAVRVPVANVSMVDLTAVLKRPASKEEINEAFRAAAESNLKGILFVDDDYRVSSDFCTSTFSSIVASDTTQVIADDMVKVFAWYDNEWGYSTRLVDLAKIVATK; encoded by the coding sequence ATGTCAGTTAAAGTAGCAATAAACGGCTTTGGGCGTATCGGTAGGTGTGCTGCTCGTATTATTTTAGAGCGTGATGATGTTGAGCTTGTCGCTATTAACGACACCGCAACAAGGGATATGACGAGGTACTTGCTCAAATACGACAGCGTGCATGGCGAATTTAAGCAAGACGTTAAGGTGATAAGCGACGATTTTATAGAGGTAAATGGCAAAAAGATAAGAGTTTTTTCTACAAGAGATTTAAACGAGCTTAGCTACGCAGACTACGGCGTAGACGTGGTTTTAGAGTGCACTGGCAAGTTTTTAACCACTGAAAAATGTGAGCCATATCTTGCTCGCGGCGTCAGAAAAGTCGTCATGAGTGCTCCGGCAAAAGATGATACAGCGACATTTGTAGTTGGCGTAAATGACGATAAATACGCAGGCGAAGCGATCGTCTCAAATGCAAGCTGCACCACAAATGGCCTAGCTCCAGTGGCAAAGGTGCTAAACGATAAATTTGGCATCGTAAAGGGTCTAATGACCACGATCCACGCATATACAAATGGCCAAAGCCTAGTTGATGTAAAGGCTAAAGATTTCCGCCGCTCACGTGCAGCAGCGCTAAATATCGGACCTACGACCACCGGAGCTGCAAAAGCGATCGCTAAAGTGCTCCCCGAGCTAAGTGGCAAGCTACACGGCCAAGCAGTGCGCGTACCAGTGGCAAATGTCTCAATGGTCGATCTAACGGCGGTTTTAAAAAGACCAGCTAGCAAAGAGGAGATAAACGAGGCATTTAGGGCGGCTGCAGAGTCAAATTTAAAGGGAATTTTATTCGTCGATGACGACTACAGAGTTAGCAGCGACTTTTGTACAAGCACCTTTAGCAGCATCGTAGCGAGTGACACTACACAGGTTATCGCTGATGATATGGTGAAGGTCTTTGCGTGGTACGACAACGAGTGGGGCTACTCAACAAGGCTTGTTGATCTTGCTAAGATCGTGGCTACAAAGTAA
- the nadD gene encoding nicotinate (nicotinamide) nucleotide adenylyltransferase, translated as MKLALFGGSFDPVHLGHDSIVKMALSGLDIDKLIIMPTFISPFKSEFSAPPELRLKWIREIWGGLEKVEISDYEINLARPVPTIETVKYLYEKFKIEKFYLIIGADHLATLDKWHGYEELKNLVQFVIAKRNHIEIPQNLQKMDVHVDVSSSQIRHQKGLDELPSEIKDEIINFYQGLKMQERSMQERTESIVKVLDAKKAEEIQVFDMSGDDYFVKAVVIATTLGERHAYSLAEDLKEELKPLGEKFIGTESSPDWIVMDLGDILIHLLSPAYRAKYNIEEFLQKLKTSKES; from the coding sequence ATGAAGTTAGCACTTTTTGGCGGGAGCTTTGATCCGGTTCATTTAGGACACGATAGCATTGTGAAAATGGCACTAAGTGGCCTTGACATCGACAAGCTCATAATCATGCCAACTTTTATAAGTCCCTTTAAGAGCGAATTTTCAGCTCCACCAGAGCTTCGCCTAAAGTGGATAAGAGAAATTTGGGGCGGCCTAGAGAAGGTCGAGATCTCAGACTATGAGATAAATTTAGCTCGCCCAGTGCCTACCATAGAGACGGTTAAGTATTTGTATGAGAAATTCAAGATAGAGAAATTTTATCTCATAATAGGCGCAGACCACCTAGCTACGCTTGATAAGTGGCATGGCTACGAGGAGTTAAAAAATTTAGTGCAGTTTGTGATCGCCAAGCGCAATCACATAGAAATTCCGCAAAATTTACAAAAAATGGACGTGCATGTGGATGTTAGCTCGTCGCAGATCAGGCATCAAAAGGGGCTTGATGAGCTGCCTAGCGAGATAAAAGATGAGATTATAAATTTTTACCAAGGATTAAAGATGCAGGAAAGATCGATGCAAGAGCGCACCGAAAGTATAGTTAAGGTTTTAGACGCAAAAAAGGCTGAAGAAATACAAGTGTTTGATATGAGTGGGGATGATTATTTTGTAAAGGCCGTAGTTATCGCTACTACGCTTGGCGAGAGGCACGCTTACTCGCTGGCTGAAGATCTAAAAGAGGAGCTTAAGCCTCTTGGAGAGAAATTTATAGGCACTGAGAGCTCGCCTGATTGGATCGTAATGGACCTTGGCGACATTTTGATACATCTTTTGAGCCCAGCTTACAGGGCAAAATACAACATCGAAGAGTTTTTGCAAAAGCTAAAAACTAGCAAAGAGTCTTAA
- a CDS encoding YeiH family protein has product MSHKFLAVLVLALICAISFALSNTVLAKFHTSPLIISIILGAIFANLFTKQTQILKNSGVVAIAGKQILRLGIILFGFNISLSEIASVGTLGVIYAAFMVFATFCFALFVAKALGLSKDSAVLIGSGASICGAAAVMATQNEIKADANKLAIAICTVVLFGTIGMFIYPFIAKFLALTPHQTGFFIGGSLHEVAHAVAASAAFDGTTSSTAVIIKMLRVIMLVPFLFLLNFLNLSQNSGGSKLKSIPWFALFFLVAICVRSLPFFPENLVEILKLAASICLCVAMCALGFGIDRSIFKATGKKPFLLAFFIFLWLICSSLVFVKTLC; this is encoded by the coding sequence ATGTCTCATAAATTTCTTGCTGTGCTTGTTTTAGCGCTGATTTGTGCAATTTCTTTTGCGCTCTCAAACACGGTTTTGGCTAAATTTCATACTAGCCCGCTCATCATCTCTATTATTCTAGGCGCTATTTTTGCAAATCTTTTTACCAAACAGACTCAAATTTTAAAAAATAGCGGCGTTGTAGCGATCGCTGGGAAGCAAATTTTAAGGCTTGGTATCATACTTTTTGGCTTTAATATAAGCCTTAGCGAGATCGCAAGTGTCGGCACTCTAGGCGTTATATACGCAGCTTTTATGGTATTTGCGACCTTTTGCTTTGCGCTTTTTGTAGCCAAAGCTTTGGGGCTTAGCAAGGATAGTGCCGTGCTTATTGGCTCAGGGGCTAGCATATGCGGCGCAGCTGCTGTTATGGCTACACAAAATGAGATAAAAGCAGACGCAAACAAGCTTGCTATCGCCATTTGCACGGTGGTGCTCTTTGGGACGATTGGCATGTTTATCTATCCATTTATCGCTAAATTTCTAGCTCTCACGCCGCACCAAACTGGCTTTTTTATCGGTGGCTCACTTCACGAGGTAGCCCATGCGGTCGCAGCCTCAGCGGCATTTGACGGCACAACAAGCAGCACCGCCGTCATCATAAAAATGCTTCGCGTCATCATGCTTGTGCCATTTTTGTTTTTGCTAAATTTCTTAAATTTAAGCCAAAATAGTGGTGGCTCAAAGCTAAAGAGCATACCATGGTTTGCGCTATTTTTCCTAGTGGCGATCTGCGTTAGATCTTTGCCATTTTTCCCTGAAAATTTGGTGGAGATTTTAAAGCTAGCCGCTAGTATCTGCCTTTGCGTTGCGATGTGTGCTTTGGGGTTTGGGATAGATAGGAGTATATTTAAAGCGACGGGCAAAAAGCCATTTTTGTTAGCATTTTTTATATTTTTATGGCTTATTTGCTCATCGCTTGTCTTTGTTAAGACTCTTTGCTAG
- a CDS encoding phosphoglycerate kinase, giving the protein MSDILSINDLELNGAKVFIRCDFNVPMDEFLNITDDRRIRSAIPTIRYCLDNGCSVVLASHLGRPKNGYEEKFSLQGVAKRLSRLLDREVIFAEDVIGNDAKTKAAALKPGEILMIENLRFEKGETKNDEALAKELSGFGEFYINDAFGVCHRAHASVEAITKFYDEKHKAAGFLLQKEINFAQNLIKHPSRPFVAVVGGSKVSGKLQALHNLLPRVDKLIIGGGMAFTFLKSLGENIGNSLLEEELIEDARQILQKGKELGVKIYLPVDVVAAQTFSAESAVKYVPAQEIPNGWMGLDIGPASIRLFKEVIADAQTIWWNGPMGVFEMDKFSKGSIKMSHAIIDTHATTVVGGGDTADVVERAGDADEMTFISTGGGASLELIEGKELPGIKPLRKEE; this is encoded by the coding sequence ATGAGTGATATTTTATCGATCAACGACCTTGAGCTTAATGGTGCAAAAGTCTTTATAAGGTGCGATTTTAACGTGCCTATGGACGAATTTTTAAACATTACCGACGACCGCAGGATCCGCTCGGCGATACCAACTATCCGCTACTGCTTGGATAATGGCTGCAGCGTGGTTTTGGCTAGTCACTTAGGACGTCCAAAAAATGGCTATGAAGAGAAATTTTCACTTCAAGGCGTGGCAAAGAGGCTATCAAGGCTGCTTGATAGAGAGGTGATATTTGCTGAAGATGTGATCGGAAATGACGCTAAAACAAAGGCTGCGGCTCTAAAGCCAGGCGAAATTTTAATGATAGAAAATTTACGCTTTGAAAAGGGCGAAACCAAAAATGACGAGGCTTTGGCAAAAGAGCTTTCAGGCTTTGGCGAATTTTACATCAATGACGCATTTGGCGTTTGTCACAGGGCTCACGCATCGGTTGAAGCGATCACTAAATTTTACGATGAAAAGCATAAGGCAGCTGGATTTTTGTTGCAAAAAGAGATAAATTTCGCTCAAAATTTGATAAAACATCCATCACGTCCATTTGTCGCAGTCGTAGGTGGCTCAAAGGTGAGTGGCAAGCTTCAAGCCCTACATAACCTTCTGCCACGCGTAGATAAGCTCATAATTGGCGGCGGTATGGCATTTACATTTTTAAAATCACTTGGCGAAAACATCGGAAATTCGCTCCTTGAGGAAGAGCTCATCGAAGATGCAAGGCAAATTTTACAAAAAGGCAAAGAGCTAGGAGTGAAAATCTACCTACCAGTAGATGTCGTCGCTGCTCAGACATTTTCAGCTGAAAGTGCCGTAAAATATGTCCCAGCTCAAGAGATCCCAAATGGTTGGATGGGGCTTGACATCGGACCAGCGTCGATTAGGCTATTTAAAGAGGTCATCGCCGATGCGCAAACCATCTGGTGGAACGGACCTATGGGCGTTTTTGAGATGGATAAATTTAGCAAAGGTAGCATCAAAATGAGCCACGCTATCATCGACACTCACGCGACAACCGTCGTTGGCGGTGGCGATACGGCTGACGTGGTCGAGCGTGCAGGCGACGCTGATGAGATGACATTTATCTCGACTGGCGGCGGTGCGAGCTTGGAGCTAATAGAAGGCAAAGAGTTGCCTGGCATAAAGCCGCTTAGAAAAGAGGAGTAG
- the argS gene encoding arginine--tRNA ligase: MKDKVKSEISKVLEREFVLEKPKDKNLAHYAMPLFSLAKELRKSPAMIASEFADKFSDSKIVEASAVNGYLNFKLKSEFLDEISKQILLDSENFAKEDAKKDSYLIEYISANPTGPLHIGHVRGAVYGDTLARLGKRLGYAISTEYYINDAGNQIDLLGTSISLAAKEQLFNESVVYPEKYYRGDYILDIAKLANEKFGKEIFYDESRNLELAEFGKDIVLEIIKKDLADVGIFIESWASEKALYDRLEPTIEKLKRSNQMYEKEGAIYIASTTLGDDNDRVVVRNDGRPTYLAGDIIYHNAKFEKNFDHYINIWGADHHGYIARLKAAINFLGYDENRLEVILMQMVSLLKEGKPYKMSKRAGNAVLMSDIASEIGAEALRFIFISKANTSSLEFDVDELKKEDSSNPIFYINYAHARINQVFAKAGKSVSDVINADFECLDENAKNLLFEALILPEILEDAFASRQLQKIPDYLKSLAASFHKFYNENRVVGNENEDSLLKVFAVVAISIKTAFNIMGITAKDRM; encoded by the coding sequence TTGAAAGATAAAGTAAAATCTGAAATTTCAAAGGTTTTAGAGCGTGAATTTGTGCTTGAGAAGCCAAAGGATAAAAATTTAGCCCACTATGCGATGCCGCTTTTTAGCCTTGCAAAAGAGCTAAGAAAGTCTCCAGCTATGATAGCTAGCGAGTTTGCTGATAAATTTAGTGACAGTAAGATAGTTGAAGCTAGCGCGGTAAATGGCTACTTAAATTTCAAGCTTAAGAGCGAATTTTTAGATGAAATTTCAAAGCAAATTTTGCTAGATAGTGAAAATTTTGCAAAAGAAGATGCGAAAAAAGATAGTTATTTAATAGAATACATCAGCGCAAATCCGACTGGACCGCTTCACATCGGACACGTTAGAGGCGCAGTTTATGGCGATACTTTAGCTAGACTTGGCAAAAGACTTGGCTACGCCATCTCAACAGAATACTACATAAACGATGCTGGCAATCAAATAGATCTGCTTGGCACATCTATATCACTTGCGGCTAAAGAGCAGCTTTTTAACGAAAGCGTCGTCTATCCGGAGAAATACTACCGCGGGGATTATATTTTAGATATTGCTAAGCTTGCAAATGAGAAATTTGGCAAGGAAATTTTTTATGACGAGAGCAGAAACCTTGAGCTTGCCGAGTTTGGCAAGGATATCGTGCTTGAGATAATCAAAAAAGACTTGGCTGATGTTGGCATTTTTATAGAGAGCTGGGCTAGCGAAAAAGCACTTTACGACCGTCTTGAGCCAACAATAGAAAAGCTAAAACGCTCAAATCAAATGTATGAAAAAGAGGGCGCTATCTATATCGCTTCGACCACGCTTGGCGACGACAACGATAGGGTTGTGGTTAGAAATGACGGCAGACCGACATATCTAGCTGGCGACATCATCTATCATAACGCTAAATTTGAGAAAAATTTTGACCACTATATAAACATTTGGGGCGCGGATCACCACGGATATATCGCAAGGCTAAAGGCTGCGATAAATTTCCTTGGTTACGATGAAAACAGGCTTGAAGTGATACTTATGCAGATGGTTAGCTTACTAAAAGAGGGCAAGCCATATAAAATGAGCAAGCGTGCTGGCAATGCGGTGCTGATGAGTGATATTGCGAGTGAGATCGGTGCTGAGGCGCTTAGATTTATCTTTATAAGCAAGGCAAATACGAGTAGTTTGGAATTTGACGTGGATGAGCTTAAAAAAGAGGATAGCTCAAACCCTATTTTTTATATAAACTACGCTCACGCTAGGATAAATCAGGTCTTTGCAAAGGCTGGAAAAAGCGTTAGTGACGTAATAAATGCAGACTTTGAGTGCCTAGATGAAAATGCTAAAAATTTACTTTTTGAAGCGCTTATATTGCCTGAAATTTTAGAGGATGCTTTTGCTTCAAGGCAGCTTCAAAAAATACCAGACTATCTAAAGTCACTAGCTGCTAGCTTTCATAAATTTTATAATGAAAACCGTGTGGTTGGAAATGAAAATGAAGATAGCTTGCTAAAAGTCTTTGCAGTCGTTGCTATCTCGATAAAAACAGCATTTAATATAATGGGAATCACAGCTAAAGATAGGATGTAG
- the gmk gene encoding guanylate kinase: MQGQILVVSGPSGSGKSTLLSRLLKEEKDLYFSISSTTRAKREGEVDGVDYYFIKEDEFKSGIEKGEFLEWAQVHKNYYGTSLKPVLEALEAGKIVIFDIDVQGFHIALEKFKSYITSVFITTANKKELKRRLENRGTDSDETIENRLMNAVGEMEHILEYDYFLVNDDIEKSYKGLKSILRAMRLKSAKINLRNVIDEWIDC, from the coding sequence TTGCAAGGACAAATTTTAGTAGTTTCGGGACCTAGCGGGAGCGGTAAAAGCACGTTACTTAGCCGTCTTTTAAAGGAGGAGAAAGACCTATATTTTTCTATCTCAAGTACAACAAGAGCCAAAAGAGAAGGCGAAGTTGATGGGGTTGATTATTATTTTATAAAAGAAGATGAATTTAAAAGCGGCATCGAAAAAGGCGAGTTTTTAGAGTGGGCGCAGGTGCATAAAAATTACTATGGCACGAGCTTAAAGCCAGTTTTAGAAGCACTTGAGGCCGGTAAGATAGTGATATTTGACATCGATGTGCAAGGCTTTCACATCGCACTTGAGAAATTTAAAAGCTATATCACTTCAGTTTTTATAACAACTGCTAATAAAAAAGAGCTAAAAAGGCGCTTGGAAAACCGTGGAACAGATAGCGACGAGACGATAGAAAATCGCTTAATGAACGCAGTTGGTGAGATGGAGCATATTTTAGAGTATGATTATTTTTTAGTAAATGATGATATAGAAAAGAGCTATAAAGGGCTAAAATCAATCCTTCGAGCGATGAGGTTAAAAAGTGCTAAGATAAATTTAAGAAATGTCATCGACGAGTGGATAGATTGTTAG
- the fabI gene encoding enoyl-ACP reductase FabI produces MILKGKKGLIVGVANAKSIAYGIAKACHDQGAQMAFTYLNDALKKRVEPIAEEFGSKFVYELDVNNQAHLDGLADRIKADLGEIDFVVHAVAYAPKEALEGEFVNTTKEAFDIAMGTSVYSLLSLTRAVLPVLKEGGSVLTLTYLGGPKFVPHYNVMGVAKAALESSVRYLAHDLGARNIRVNAISAGPIKTLAASGIGDFRMILRYNEVNSPLKRNVTTEDVGNSAMYLLSDLASGVTGEVHYVDCGYNIMGMGDVATDAEGNTILAWDAK; encoded by the coding sequence ATGATTTTAAAAGGTAAAAAAGGTCTGATCGTAGGCGTCGCTAATGCTAAATCAATAGCTTATGGCATTGCAAAAGCTTGTCACGATCAAGGTGCGCAGATGGCATTTACATACCTAAATGACGCTCTTAAAAAGCGCGTTGAGCCGATCGCTGAGGAGTTTGGAAGTAAATTTGTCTACGAACTTGACGTAAATAACCAAGCCCACCTAGACGGCCTTGCAGATCGCATTAAAGCAGACCTTGGCGAGATCGATTTTGTCGTGCATGCAGTGGCTTACGCACCAAAAGAGGCGCTTGAGGGCGAGTTTGTAAATACTACAAAAGAGGCATTTGACATAGCGATGGGCACTAGCGTTTACTCGCTACTAAGCCTTACTCGCGCGGTGCTACCGGTGCTAAAAGAGGGCGGCTCGGTGCTAACTCTTACATATCTTGGCGGACCAAAATTTGTGCCACATTACAACGTAATGGGCGTTGCAAAAGCGGCACTTGAGAGCTCAGTTCGCTACCTAGCTCACGACCTTGGCGCGAGAAATATCCGCGTAAATGCGATCAGTGCAGGTCCTATCAAAACGCTTGCGGCAAGTGGCATAGGCGATTTTAGGATGATCTTACGCTACAACGAGGTAAATAGCCCACTAAAACGCAACGTCACCACAGAAGACGTCGGCAACAGCGCTATGTATCTGCTTAGCGACCTAGCTAGCGGCGTAACAGGCGAAGTTCACTACGTAGACTGCGGATATAACATCATGGGCATGGGCGATGTGGCTACCGACGCCGAGGGCAACACGATCTTAGCTTGGGACGCAAAATAA
- a CDS encoding triose-phosphate isomerase, whose translation MKFLANLKCNHTRESFREYAKILDANLSINDDVSVFAPASAFNEKRHLFRLGAQNFYPCESGAFTGEIGKAMLDEFDIKDVLIGHSERREILKESEEFLRAKFDFATKNGWNIIYCIGENLSTNESGATKEFLSRQLENIDLGYENLVIAYEPIWAIGTGRSAGIEQIDEVLSFLKTKANVPLLYGGSVNAANIADIAGIKSCDGVLVGTASWDANNFLGLISAASR comes from the coding sequence TTGAAATTTCTAGCGAATTTAAAGTGCAACCACACAAGAGAGAGCTTTAGAGAGTACGCGAAAATTTTAGATGCAAATTTAAGCATAAACGATGATGTGAGCGTATTTGCTCCAGCTAGTGCCTTTAATGAAAAAAGGCATCTTTTTAGGCTTGGAGCGCAGAATTTCTACCCGTGCGAGAGTGGGGCATTTACAGGCGAGATCGGCAAGGCTATGCTTGATGAATTTGATATCAAAGACGTGCTGATCGGCCACTCTGAGAGGCGTGAAATTTTAAAAGAGAGCGAGGAGTTTTTGCGAGCGAAATTTGATTTTGCTACAAAAAATGGCTGGAATATCATCTACTGCATAGGTGAAAATTTAAGCACAAATGAAAGCGGAGCGACCAAAGAATTTCTAAGCCGCCAGCTTGAAAATATAGACCTTGGCTATGAAAATTTAGTCATCGCCTACGAGCCGATCTGGGCGATAGGAACTGGCAGGAGTGCTGGCATAGAGCAGATAGATGAGGTGCTAAGTTTTTTAAAAACAAAGGCAAACGTGCCGCTACTTTACGGCGGAAGCGTCAATGCAGCAAACATCGCTGATATCGCAGGTATAAAGAGCTGCGATGGGGTTTTGGTAGGGACAGCCAGCTGGGATGCGAATAATTTTCTAGGGCTTATTAGCGCGGCATCTCGCTGA
- a CDS encoding sugar transferase: protein MIILGEKYTFTKLELEKLRKKFGQVNFLSHENSDAKALRSALENLIKSGDQRLIVLNTQKPVDSKLVRFLTLLQFKTKYKKIKFLNVESFLEIYLQKCYIPENGENLNFLNDIKPYNAFEYALKRVIDYVSCSLLLVILFVLKFYVKKKIDEQSPGSLYFLQNRVGLGNREFECIKFRSMVVDAEKDGAKFASKNDERVFEFGEFMRKTRIDEVPQCINVLRGQMHLIGPRPERRYWINFFEKEIPYYNERHIVRPGITGWAQVNYPYGANTHDAKQKLMYDLYYIKHWSLWLEIKIIAKTIAIIFEKRGI, encoded by the coding sequence ATGATCATCCTTGGCGAAAAATATACTTTCACCAAACTCGAACTAGAGAAGCTTAGAAAGAAATTTGGCCAGGTAAATTTTCTATCCCACGAAAATAGCGACGCAAAGGCTTTGCGAAGTGCGCTAGAAAATCTCATAAAATCAGGCGATCAGAGGCTAATAGTGCTAAATACCCAAAAGCCCGTTGATAGCAAACTGGTGAGATTTCTCACGCTTTTACAGTTTAAGACGAAGTATAAAAAGATCAAATTTCTAAATGTGGAGAGCTTTTTAGAAATTTACTTGCAAAAGTGCTACATCCCAGAAAATGGCGAAAATTTAAACTTTTTAAACGATATCAAGCCTTACAATGCCTTTGAATACGCCTTAAAACGCGTGATCGACTATGTAAGCTGTTCACTGCTTCTTGTGATACTTTTTGTGCTTAAATTTTACGTCAAGAAAAAGATAGACGAGCAGTCCCCTGGCAGCCTTTACTTCTTGCAAAATAGGGTCGGGCTGGGCAACAGGGAATTTGAATGCATCAAATTTCGCTCGATGGTGGTTGATGCTGAAAAAGATGGAGCTAAATTTGCTAGCAAAAATGATGAGAGAGTCTTTGAATTTGGCGAATTTATGCGTAAAACTCGCATCGACGAAGTGCCACAGTGTATAAATGTGCTTCGCGGGCAAATGCACCTAATAGGCCCAAGGCCAGAGCGAAGATATTGGATAAATTTCTTTGAAAAAGAGATACCGTACTACAATGAACGCCACATCGTCCGCCCAGGCATCACTGGCTGGGCGCAGGTAAATTACCCTTACGGCGCAAACACACACGACGCCAAACAAAAGCTAATGTATGATCTTTACTACATAAAGCACTGGTCACTTTGGCTGGAGATAAAGATCATAGCAAAAACTATTGCAATTATATTTGAAAAAAGGGGTATTTAG
- a CDS encoding NADH:flavin oxidoreductase/NADH oxidase: MQNKLFTPLKIGGIEIKNRIIMAPMCMYEVKKEDGRPRCFHKLHYATRAIGGVGMIIVEATAVETRGRITKKDLGLWSDEQIEAHAELVKGCAKYGAKMAVQLAHAGRKGTCDGIIAPSEIKFSDDYATPKEMNAQDIASVKQSFVDAAVRAKSAGYEAVEIHAAHGYLINQFLCAGTNKRSDEYGGAFENRIRLLLEILREIKAGANITIGVRISASSWLKCDWDVEESVKLARELEKNGADFIHVSSGGVYAKVDSAPKFTPLYQAGYAKTVKNAVKIPVFAVGLITKASECEALLLGDVCDGVALGRELLRNPYFSFGAMKEFGESEKIENAYKRAY; encoded by the coding sequence ATGCAAAATAAGCTTTTTACGCCGCTTAAGATAGGTGGCATCGAGATCAAAAACCGCATTATCATGGCTCCTATGTGCATGTATGAGGTCAAAAAAGAGGATGGCCGCCCAAGGTGCTTTCACAAGCTACACTACGCTACAAGGGCGATCGGCGGCGTTGGTATGATCATCGTTGAGGCGACAGCTGTTGAGACGCGCGGCAGGATCACTAAAAAAGACCTTGGGCTTTGGAGTGACGAGCAGATCGAGGCTCACGCGGAGCTGGTAAAAGGCTGCGCTAAATATGGCGCCAAAATGGCCGTTCAGCTTGCTCACGCTGGCAGAAAGGGCACGTGTGATGGCATTATTGCGCCAAGTGAGATCAAATTTAGCGATGACTACGCCACGCCAAAAGAGATGAACGCACAGGATATCGCAAGCGTAAAGCAAAGCTTCGTAGATGCCGCAGTGCGTGCAAAGAGCGCAGGATATGAGGCCGTGGAGATACACGCGGCGCATGGATATTTGATAAACCAATTTTTATGCGCTGGCACAAATAAGCGAAGTGACGAATACGGAGGCGCTTTTGAAAACCGCATAAGGCTGCTGCTTGAAATTTTAAGAGAGATCAAGGCTGGTGCTAATATCACTATTGGTGTTAGGATAAGTGCAAGTAGCTGGCTTAAGTGCGACTGGGACGTAGAAGAGAGCGTAAAGCTAGCACGTGAGCTAGAGAAAAATGGAGCTGACTTTATCCACGTCTCATCTGGCGGAGTTTATGCAAAAGTTGATAGCGCGCCAAAATTTACACCACTTTATCAGGCTGGCTACGCAAAAACGGTGAAAAACGCAGTTAAAATTCCAGTCTTTGCAGTCGGCCTTATCACAAAGGCAAGCGAGTGCGAGGCGCTGCTACTTGGCGATGTCTGCGACGGCGTGGCGCTTGGTAGAGAGCTACTACGCAACCCATATTTTTCTTTTGGCGCCATGAAAGAATTTGGCGAAAGCGAAAAGATAGAAAACGCCTATAAAAGGGCATACTAA
- a CDS encoding DUF2625 family protein, producing MRALDELIDTNEPGWALIEEWLKEAKNDYEILPCDESRAQSELLGLQVTTRSPMGALVYGCGGIVIDGGWLRVLGSGCEQMKRGIYSFNLGKSFSQAGQMPGYLLVADDVLGGFFAVNGGAFVGKAGNVFYYAPDSGKWEDTQLGYSQFLYWALSGDISKFYELYRWDGWREDVRDFNLDKVMFTLPPLLWQDADVRLRLKDMKKDGIGIDEYFVSLFKGE from the coding sequence ATGAGAGCTTTAGATGAGCTTATAGACACAAATGAGCCAGGCTGGGCGCTGATCGAAGAGTGGCTAAAAGAGGCCAAAAACGACTATGAAATTTTGCCTTGCGATGAGAGCAGGGCGCAAAGTGAGCTTTTGGGACTTCAGGTAACTACTCGCTCGCCGATGGGAGCGCTTGTTTATGGGTGCGGCGGCATAGTGATAGATGGCGGCTGGCTGCGTGTGCTTGGCTCTGGATGTGAGCAGATGAAGCGCGGAATTTACAGCTTCAACCTTGGCAAAAGCTTTAGCCAAGCAGGGCAGATGCCTGGCTATTTGCTCGTGGCGGACGATGTTTTGGGCGGATTTTTCGCGGTAAATGGCGGCGCCTTTGTTGGTAAAGCTGGCAACGTCTTTTACTACGCACCAGATAGTGGCAAATGGGAAGATACGCAGCTTGGCTACTCGCAGTTTTTATACTGGGCGCTAAGTGGGGATATATCTAAATTTTACGAGCTTTACCGCTGGGATGGCTGGCGCGAGGATGTGAGAGATTTTAACCTTGATAAGGTGATGTTTACGTTGCCGCCACTTCTTTGGCAAGACGCCGACGTAAGGCTAAGACTAAAAGATATGAAAAAAGATGGCATTGGTATCGATGAGTATTTTGTTTCTTTGTTTAAGGGTGAGTAA